CTGTCACGTTCGGATGACCTTTAAGGGCGCTGGTAAAAGAGTTAAATATAACTGGATCTACCGGACCGGCACCAAATATCCTTCGGTAAAGGCCCGTGGCAGAAATGGGTTGGCGTGAGTCGTCAGATCGTAAAATTCTGATCGCTTCAGCTACCATTACCTCTGTTTCTGTTATTTCTTCGCTCGTGGCGGCAGTCACTGAATAAAGCTCTCTGCCTCTTCCACGCTCATCCCTCGGATTACGTTCTCGCGATCTGTGCACACCTGGGCGACCCAATAGGGCGATTCGTAGCTCGCCAAGATATGAATATGGGAGGCTGCTTCTACTCTCGCCAAAGATCTGGTATGCGAGCTCCTGGAGACCGATATTAGGCGTCTCGGCGATGATCTCAAGTGCCCGGTCCACGACCGCATCAAGTGGTGTTTCAAGGCCTAGGAACGCTTGGGGAGGTTGCACTTCAGCAGAGGCAGCTGGATCATGTACTAAATAGCCCGCCAGCAACGCACGAGCGTCATCTATCGATACTCTGCCAGGAAGCGCCGAATCTCGTCCGCCATCATGCTCGACGTCAGCAAGTCCCGTCTCAAATTGCGGGGCCAAAAATCTGGGCTGCAGGGGATCACTATCGGGAGACATAGGACGACTACTTTAGCATATTATAACATTTAGTATAAGTATGATCAAGATATAAGTCGAATGACTACCCCATACCCGGACATACATCTGTTAAAAATCACTGATATAATTCGAATATGAACCGATCAGACAATAAGAATCCCTGGCAGACACTTACTAGTCGCATTGCCTATCAAGGCCCATATCTTACTGTACGTGAGGATAGCGTAATAACACCTGGTGGCACTAAAGGCGTCTACAGTGTGGTGGAGTCAAAACCTGGTGTACTCGTCATTGCTCAGAATGACAGCGACGAGGTGTACGTCATTGAAGCATTCAAATATCCGCTACAAACTTGGCGTTGGGAAATTCCTGGCGGCGGTATCGATCAAGGAGATACGCCACTACGGGCGGCTCAGAAAGAACTCGAGGAGGAACTTGGCCTTCACGCTGACAGATGGGATC
This is a stretch of genomic DNA from Candidatus Saccharimonadales bacterium. It encodes these proteins:
- a CDS encoding NUDIX hydrolase, yielding MNRSDNKNPWQTLTSRIAYQGPYLTVREDSVITPGGTKGVYSVVESKPGVLVIAQNDSDEVYVIEAFKYPLQTWRWEIPGGGIDQGDTPLRAAQKELEEELGLHADRWDQLGDMYPSNNGPMNDHNLVFLARELHHVPKRHETGEAIQPAKALPWKSILAMIEEGELTDGQSLGALMHYMLWREKQKL